In Paenibacillus kyungheensis, the following are encoded in one genomic region:
- a CDS encoding DegT/DnrJ/EryC1/StrS family aminotransferase, whose protein sequence is MADRERIYLSSPHMSGLEQQYITEAFDSNWVAPLGKNVDSFEEEIASYVGIAGAVALSSGTAAIHLALILLDISRDDIVFCSSLTFIASANPILYQSATPVFIDSEPDSWNMSPVALEQALTEYAAKGKKPKAVIIVNLYGQSADYDRLKAICDAYEVPIVEDAAESLGATYKQQMSGTLGKFGIFSFNGNKIITTSGGGMLVSEDLSLLEKARFYATQARDQAKHYQHSQLGYNYRLSNILAGIGRGQLQILNERIVQKRNIFDYYQNELSTIQSIQFMPETSFGKSTRWLTTAWIDPKQSSVSVSDIITHLETYNIESRPVWKPLHLQPLFQECAYYTHQEQDISATLFNQGICLPSDTNMSLQQQEFIVQQLKDIF, encoded by the coding sequence ATGGCAGATCGTGAAAGAATTTACTTGTCTTCTCCACATATGAGTGGACTGGAACAACAGTATATTACAGAAGCTTTTGATAGCAATTGGGTTGCACCACTTGGTAAAAATGTAGATTCTTTCGAAGAAGAGATAGCGAGTTATGTAGGCATTGCAGGAGCAGTTGCTTTGAGCTCAGGTACAGCAGCTATTCACCTTGCCTTAATTTTACTAGATATAAGCAGAGACGATATCGTATTTTGTTCTTCGCTTACTTTTATTGCAAGTGCTAATCCTATTTTGTATCAGTCAGCTACACCTGTATTTATTGATTCAGAGCCAGATAGTTGGAATATGTCGCCAGTAGCATTAGAACAAGCTCTTACAGAATACGCAGCTAAAGGCAAAAAACCTAAAGCTGTTATTATTGTGAATCTATATGGACAAAGTGCAGATTATGATCGTTTGAAAGCGATATGTGATGCATATGAAGTTCCAATTGTAGAAGATGCCGCAGAATCTTTGGGAGCTACATATAAACAGCAAATGAGTGGAACTTTAGGTAAGTTCGGTATTTTCTCTTTTAACGGCAATAAAATTATAACCACTTCGGGTGGAGGTATGTTGGTTTCGGAAGATTTATCACTGCTAGAAAAAGCAAGATTCTATGCTACTCAAGCTAGAGATCAAGCGAAACATTATCAGCATAGTCAACTTGGATATAATTATAGACTTAGCAATATCCTTGCTGGAATAGGTAGAGGTCAGCTTCAAATATTAAATGAACGGATTGTACAAAAAAGGAATATATTTGACTACTATCAAAATGAACTATCAACAATTCAAAGTATTCAATTTATGCCAGAAACCTCTTTTGGAAAATCTACACGTTGGTTAACTACTGCTTGGATTGATCCGAAGCAATCGTCTGTGTCAGTCAGCGATATTATTACTCATTTAGAGACCTACAATATTGAGTCTAGACCTGTATGGAAACCATTACATCTACAACCTTTATTTCAAGAGTGTGCTTACTATACACATCAAGAACAAGATATCAGTGCCACCTTATTTAATCAAGGGATTTGCTTACCTTCTGATACTAATATGTCTTTACAACAACAAGAATTTATTGTGCAACAGTTGAAAGATATTTTCTAA
- a CDS encoding acetyltransferase, giving the protein MSYIIYGAGGHAKVIIDILHANHEMIIGVVDDYFKAKEFKGIPVLGKSEDIKRIVKDYPDARFLVAIGNNNIRMNIVKQLEYFNIKWGTAIHPSAIIGSEVTIGEGTVMMPNVVVNADSVIGKHTILNTATTVDHDCSIADYVHLSPGVHTAGGVSIGERTHIGIAASLIPGVHVGKDTIVGASSCVLSDLPDEIVAVGCPAKMIKNLKDKG; this is encoded by the coding sequence TTGAGTTATATCATCTATGGAGCGGGCGGTCATGCAAAAGTAATTATAGATATTTTGCATGCCAATCACGAAATGATTATTGGAGTTGTCGATGATTATTTTAAGGCCAAGGAATTTAAAGGTATTCCTGTACTAGGAAAAAGTGAAGATATCAAACGAATTGTTAAAGATTATCCAGATGCTCGATTTCTAGTAGCTATCGGGAATAATAATATTCGAATGAATATTGTCAAACAGTTAGAATATTTCAATATAAAATGGGGAACAGCAATTCATCCTAGTGCAATTATCGGTTCTGAAGTCACGATTGGTGAAGGAACAGTTATGATGCCCAATGTAGTAGTAAATGCAGATAGTGTAATCGGCAAGCATACTATTTTAAATACTGCGACTACAGTAGATCATGACTGCTCTATTGCAGATTATGTTCATTTATCTCCTGGTGTTCATACTGCGGGTGGAGTATCTATTGGTGAACGTACACATATTGGTATAGCTGCTAGTCTGATTCCAGGTGTTCATGTCGGTAAAGATACTATTGTAGGCGCTTCTTCGTGCGTTCTTTCTGATTTGCCAGATGAGATTGTAGCAGTAGGGTGCCCGGCGAAAATGATTAAAAATTTAAAGGATAAAGGATGA
- the neuC gene encoding UDP-N-acetylglucosamine 2-epimerase, translating into MKKVLVVTGTRADYGIYFPILQAIQEEPELDLQLLVTGMHLSPQYGYTISHIEKDGFTVSAKVDCLLQSPTHANMAKSIGLAIVGMSQAIETLLPDCVLVLGDRGEMLAASIVATHMNIPLFHLHGGEVSGTIDESVRHAISKLAHIHLAATEGSRERLIKLGENDWRIHVVGAPRIETMLNTPLPDFEQVKIKYGLDHISQYLLFIYHPVTTEQANIKELERMLEKLVATSKAIVCVMPNSDAGTDQIIQVYQKYQHNPHFYQITSFEQLDYLTMLKHAEALIGNSSSGIIEAASFAIPVINIGSRQEGRERSANIIDISESAEQLDQALQHVLADSFKQNLNSTDNVYSKKNTSMNIVNIFKQFSKSDALIQKMITY; encoded by the coding sequence ATGAAAAAAGTACTTGTAGTAACAGGAACAAGAGCGGACTATGGTATATATTTTCCTATTTTACAAGCAATACAAGAAGAGCCTGAGTTAGATTTGCAATTGCTAGTCACAGGTATGCATTTATCTCCACAATACGGTTATACCATAAGTCATATTGAAAAAGATGGTTTTACAGTATCGGCCAAAGTAGATTGTCTACTCCAATCACCGACTCACGCCAATATGGCTAAGTCTATTGGGCTTGCTATTGTAGGTATGAGTCAGGCGATAGAAACATTATTACCTGATTGTGTTCTTGTATTGGGAGATCGCGGTGAAATGCTAGCTGCGTCTATTGTTGCAACACATATGAATATTCCTCTTTTTCATTTACATGGTGGGGAAGTTTCAGGAACAATTGATGAGTCTGTCAGACATGCAATTAGCAAATTAGCTCATATTCACTTAGCAGCTACAGAAGGTAGCCGTGAGCGCTTAATAAAGCTTGGTGAAAATGATTGGCGTATTCATGTTGTAGGAGCACCTCGAATTGAAACTATGCTAAATACACCTTTGCCTGATTTCGAACAGGTTAAAATTAAATATGGATTAGATCATATCAGCCAATATCTATTGTTTATTTATCATCCAGTAACAACAGAACAAGCAAATATAAAAGAATTAGAACGTATGTTGGAAAAATTGGTAGCTACCTCGAAAGCTATTGTTTGCGTTATGCCTAATTCAGATGCAGGTACAGATCAGATTATTCAAGTTTATCAAAAGTATCAACATAATCCTCACTTTTATCAGATTACGAGTTTTGAACAACTAGATTACTTAACGATGTTGAAGCATGCTGAAGCCCTTATAGGTAATTCTTCTTCAGGAATTATTGAAGCTGCTTCTTTTGCTATCCCTGTTATTAATATAGGTAGTCGTCAAGAAGGCAGAGAACGCTCGGCAAATATTATTGATATTTCTGAGAGTGCTGAACAACTGGATCAGGCTCTTCAACACGTTTTAGCAGATTCTTTTAAACAGAACTTAAATTCTACCGATAATGTATATAGCAAAAAAAATACCAGTATGAATATTGTAAATATATTCAAACAATTTTCTAAATCCGATGCATTAATTCAGAAAATGATTACGTATTAA
- the neuB gene encoding N-acetylneuraminate synthase — protein sequence MSVQSLFSDSNTSTYIIAEIGVNHNGSMDLALQCIDQAVESGADAVKFQTFKSEHLVTKHAQKADYQTNNTSSTESQLEMLQKLELSFDNFIVLKEYCDEKNIDFLSTPFDEESATFLDSIGIDAFKIGSGDMNNIPFLEQINKYKRPVLLSTGMSNLEEVREPLATLKDCSVAILHCTSDYPAPLEDVNLNAIRTLHKEYRQVTGYSDHTSGIEIAIAATVIGARIIEKHFTLDRSLPGPDHKASLEPSDFAKMVQAIRNVEQALGDGIKRCMPSEENTKIVARKSIVMASAQQAGHILSSTDLAIKRPGTGIEPRFYQELIGKQLTHDVLEDQLLQWDDLK from the coding sequence ATGTCGGTACAAAGCCTTTTTTCGGATAGTAATACTTCTACTTACATCATTGCCGAGATAGGTGTTAACCATAATGGTTCTATGGATTTAGCTTTACAATGTATTGATCAAGCTGTAGAGAGCGGAGCAGATGCAGTAAAATTTCAGACTTTTAAAAGCGAACATCTAGTGACCAAACATGCACAGAAAGCTGATTATCAGACAAACAATACATCATCTACAGAAAGCCAGCTAGAAATGTTACAAAAGTTAGAATTAAGCTTTGATAATTTTATTGTGCTTAAAGAGTACTGCGATGAGAAAAATATCGATTTTTTATCGACTCCTTTTGACGAAGAAAGTGCTACATTTCTAGATTCTATTGGTATTGATGCTTTTAAAATTGGTTCTGGCGATATGAATAACATTCCTTTTCTAGAGCAAATTAATAAGTATAAGCGACCAGTCTTATTATCTACAGGAATGTCGAATTTGGAAGAGGTTCGTGAACCATTGGCTACCCTAAAGGATTGTTCTGTAGCGATTCTTCATTGTACTTCAGACTATCCTGCTCCTTTGGAAGATGTGAATTTAAATGCGATCCGCACATTACACAAAGAATACCGTCAAGTAACTGGTTATTCAGATCATACTTCGGGTATTGAAATTGCAATAGCAGCTACTGTAATAGGTGCGCGTATTATTGAGAAGCATTTTACATTAGATCGTTCTTTACCAGGACCTGATCATAAAGCTTCGCTAGAACCATCTGATTTTGCAAAAATGGTTCAGGCTATACGCAATGTAGAACAAGCACTGGGAGACGGAATCAAAAGATGTATGCCTTCAGAAGAAAATACCAAAATTGTAGCTAGAAAAAGTATTGTAATGGCTAGTGCTCAGCAAGCAGGACATATCTTATCTTCAACTGATCTTGCTATCAAACGTCCGGGTACAGGTATTGAACCTCGATTTTATCAAGAATTAATTGGTAAGCAATTAACGCATGATGTGCTAGAAGATCAATTATTACAATGGGATGATCTCAAATGA
- a CDS encoding cytidylyltransferase domain-containing protein has product MSSSTGCLAIIPARGGSKGLPDKNIRLLNHKPLIQYSIEAALKSTCITEVIVTTDSPRIAEVARDAGATVPFLRPEELSTDEAKSIDVLEHAVDFCEQQLKQYYPYIMLLQPTSPLRQVQDIEQAFATFLQYEADSLQSVTLSSSHPYLLRELQDEQLVPYLKHQDSHLRRQDLQDVYALNGAIYIMKRDLLCIDHSLVGARNYGYIMPEERSIDIDTDFDLKLAQFMLTTNDRSN; this is encoded by the coding sequence ATGAGTTCAAGTACAGGGTGTCTGGCTATTATTCCAGCTCGCGGAGGTTCAAAAGGATTACCTGATAAAAATATACGATTGTTAAATCATAAGCCACTGATTCAGTATAGTATCGAAGCTGCTTTGAAAAGCACTTGTATTACAGAAGTAATAGTGACTACAGATAGTCCCCGGATTGCAGAAGTTGCTCGTGATGCTGGTGCAACTGTTCCTTTTTTGCGTCCGGAAGAACTATCAACAGATGAAGCTAAAAGTATTGATGTATTAGAACATGCAGTAGACTTTTGTGAACAACAGCTTAAACAGTATTATCCATACATTATGCTGTTGCAACCAACTTCTCCTTTGCGGCAGGTGCAAGATATTGAACAAGCATTTGCTACTTTTCTGCAATATGAAGCTGATTCTTTGCAAAGTGTTACTTTATCATCTAGTCATCCTTATTTATTAAGAGAATTACAGGACGAACAACTAGTCCCTTATCTAAAACATCAAGATTCTCATTTACGTAGACAAGATTTACAAGATGTATATGCGCTTAATGGTGCTATTTATATTATGAAAAGAGATTTATTATGTATCGATCATTCTTTAGTAGGCGCTCGTAATTATGGATATATTATGCCAGAGGAACGTTCTATAGATATTGATACTGATTTTGATTTGAAGTTAGCTCAATTTATGCTAACAACAAATGATCGATCGAATTGA
- a CDS encoding UDP-N-acetylglucosamine 4,6-dehydratase family protein: MFKNKVVLVTGGTGSIGSEIVRNILSQEPKAVRIYSRDESKQFDIQQQLKEYSNVRYLIGDIRDQKRLSYAMEDVDYIFHAAALKHVPSCEYNPMEAVKTNVIGVQNLIETALEHNVKKVVAISTDKVVNPTNTMGATKLLSERLISAANMYKGSKDTVFSCVRFGNVMGSRGSVIPLFRDQIVKGNAVTVTHKEMTRFMMSIPQAAQLVIDAATYSQGGEVFVLKMPILKITDLAQCLIDSYEEASGITFKGSINETGIRPGEKLYEELMTLDESERAMENEKMYIIPSLFDTTESVYNGFQKAKHQEYSSHTAPQLFMPEIRSLIDRNGLGFERGVL, translated from the coding sequence ATGTTCAAAAACAAAGTTGTTTTAGTCACCGGCGGAACTGGATCTATCGGAAGTGAAATTGTTCGTAATATATTATCGCAAGAGCCAAAAGCTGTAAGGATTTATAGCAGAGACGAAAGCAAACAATTTGATATCCAGCAACAATTAAAAGAATATTCTAATGTACGTTATTTGATTGGGGATATTCGTGATCAGAAACGTCTTAGTTATGCGATGGAAGATGTGGATTATATTTTCCATGCAGCTGCACTAAAGCATGTTCCTTCATGTGAGTATAATCCAATGGAAGCTGTTAAAACGAATGTGATTGGTGTACAAAATCTGATCGAAACGGCTTTGGAGCATAATGTTAAAAAAGTTGTAGCAATCAGTACGGATAAAGTGGTGAATCCTACCAATACCATGGGTGCAACCAAACTATTATCAGAACGTTTAATTTCAGCTGCTAATATGTATAAGGGAAGCAAAGATACTGTCTTTTCCTGTGTTCGGTTTGGCAATGTAATGGGATCGAGAGGTTCGGTTATTCCTTTGTTCCGTGATCAAATTGTTAAAGGAAATGCTGTTACAGTTACACATAAAGAAATGACTCGATTTATGATGTCTATTCCACAAGCTGCTCAGTTAGTTATTGATGCGGCAACGTATTCGCAAGGTGGAGAAGTATTTGTTCTAAAAATGCCTATTCTTAAAATTACTGATTTGGCACAATGTCTTATCGATTCTTATGAAGAGGCTTCAGGTATTACATTTAAAGGTTCTATTAATGAAACAGGTATACGCCCTGGTGAGAAGCTGTATGAAGAATTGATGACATTGGATGAATCAGAGCGAGCAATGGAAAATGAAAAAATGTATATCATTCCATCTCTATTTGATACAACAGAATCAGTATATAACGGATTTCAAAAAGCGAAGCATCAAGAGTACTCTTCACATACAGCACCTCAACTATTTATGCCAGAAATAAGATCATTGATTGATCGCAATGGATTAGGATTTGAAAGAGGAGTATTATGA
- a CDS encoding motility associated factor glycosyltransferase family protein, with protein sequence MIVSNLELNQTVLEQRFNNVAHKTLTIDLDYNKDKEIIMEPWDKDEAWLEAVRGSVGDLNLIFVYGFGQGLGIADLLEMYPNRWLFVYEPDEEAFMESMKNYDFRELLTHPNLHWLSVGESQLNMLFYLVCSYMQQEMAFVALRHYLDHDMEILHDIKKKFTEYSFTFNSNKKTEEFFRQDWVRNSLYQMPNMLASPSIEQLLNSFEGVTAVITASGPSLQEDIEWIERLKSHALVIAAGSSIQALVKNDIQPHMTVIMDGNEINNKVFKDPKTLEAPLFHTSSAYYEISGRKHHDLIYSVMGNDEFSQYLMGLKKEQIAISSTPTVAGTAIQAAIRLGATRIIMMGQDLSFPDNKYYADGVGHVEVKHTDVTVQTATQKILNVKGTYNLTDSSFLFMKDSLEDIINAYPSVEFINTTKNGAVIEGTTWMSIEEAFDMLADQHIEPHPVESLIAKSKSEINGDTKAYVQNKMNYVINDLKEMKKEISEIQKLMNKIEEHSRTKPMKAQKTLELIEQKWGTIANREWFEPIFNTVMPTDLREFDQQLPFIVTEKNLSIKCKLINQYLGKLLKDLIEKEPFLEQLFSESLIKISEIRPDQFSQSH encoded by the coding sequence ATGATAGTGTCTAATTTAGAACTGAATCAAACCGTACTAGAGCAACGTTTTAACAATGTCGCTCATAAGACTCTTACAATAGACCTTGATTATAATAAAGACAAAGAAATAATCATGGAACCGTGGGATAAAGATGAGGCATGGCTTGAGGCAGTACGAGGATCAGTAGGAGATTTAAATCTTATTTTTGTCTATGGATTCGGACAGGGTCTTGGTATAGCTGATCTTTTGGAAATGTATCCTAATCGTTGGTTATTTGTATATGAACCTGATGAAGAAGCTTTTATGGAATCAATGAAAAATTACGATTTTAGAGAACTGTTAACGCATCCTAACTTACACTGGTTATCTGTAGGGGAATCGCAACTAAATATGTTATTTTATTTAGTATGTAGCTATATGCAACAAGAGATGGCTTTTGTAGCATTAAGACATTATCTAGATCATGATATGGAAATACTGCATGATATTAAAAAGAAATTTACGGAATATAGTTTTACATTTAATTCAAATAAAAAAACAGAAGAGTTTTTCCGCCAAGATTGGGTGCGTAATAGTCTTTACCAAATGCCAAATATGCTAGCTTCTCCTTCGATTGAACAGTTATTGAATTCTTTTGAAGGAGTCACTGCGGTAATTACAGCTTCCGGTCCTTCCCTGCAAGAAGATATTGAATGGATTGAGCGATTGAAGTCACATGCATTAGTTATTGCAGCAGGTTCAAGTATTCAGGCATTAGTTAAAAATGATATTCAACCCCATATGACAGTTATTATGGATGGTAACGAAATTAACAATAAAGTATTTAAAGATCCCAAAACATTAGAAGCCCCTCTATTTCATACGTCGTCAGCGTATTATGAAATATCAGGTAGAAAGCATCATGACTTGATTTATAGCGTAATGGGTAATGATGAATTCTCTCAATATTTAATGGGTTTAAAAAAGGAACAAATTGCGATTTCTTCTACGCCTACTGTAGCAGGAACAGCTATTCAAGCGGCTATTCGTCTGGGTGCTACTCGTATTATTATGATGGGACAAGATTTATCATTCCCGGATAATAAGTATTATGCAGATGGAGTAGGACACGTTGAAGTTAAACATACTGATGTTACAGTCCAAACAGCTACACAAAAGATTTTAAATGTAAAAGGAACTTATAATTTAACCGATTCTAGTTTTCTATTTATGAAAGATAGTTTGGAAGATATCATTAATGCTTATCCATCGGTAGAGTTTATAAATACTACAAAAAATGGTGCAGTTATTGAAGGCACAACATGGATGTCTATAGAAGAAGCTTTTGATATGCTTGCTGATCAGCATATTGAACCACATCCTGTTGAATCTTTGATTGCAAAATCCAAATCAGAAATAAATGGCGATACAAAAGCTTATGTACAAAATAAAATGAATTATGTTATCAATGATCTCAAAGAAATGAAAAAAGAAATATCAGAAATCCAAAAATTGATGAATAAAATTGAAGAGCACAGTCGCACAAAGCCGATGAAAGCTCAAAAAACATTAGAACTTATTGAGCAAAAATGGGGAACAATCGCTAATCGAGAATGGTTTGAACCTATTTTTAACACAGTTATGCCTACAGATTTGAGAGAATTTGATCAACAATTACCTTTTATTGTCACAGAAAAAAATCTGTCTATTAAATGTAAATTAATCAATCAATATTTAGGAAAATTGCTTAAAGATTTAATAGAAAAAGAACCGTTCCTTGAACAATTATTTAGCGAGTCTTTAATTAAAATCAGTGAGATTAGACCGGATCAATTTTCTCAAAGTCACTAA
- the fliS gene encoding flagellar export chaperone FliS produces the protein MIKSPYQKYQQAQAQTASKPKLLIMLYDGAIRFVKAGIEGIEEKDYQKANNNLCKAQAIVHELISSLNFDFPIAHELIVIYEYMLHSLIEANIKKNVTLAEEVLVHLADLRETWVEASRMPEAASGV, from the coding sequence GTGATTAAATCACCCTATCAAAAATATCAACAAGCGCAGGCACAGACAGCTTCAAAACCAAAACTTCTAATTATGTTATATGATGGTGCTATTCGATTCGTAAAAGCAGGTATTGAAGGCATTGAAGAAAAAGATTATCAGAAAGCAAATAACAATCTTTGTAAAGCTCAAGCAATTGTACATGAATTAATTTCTTCATTGAATTTTGATTTTCCAATTGCTCATGAATTGATTGTTATTTATGAATATATGTTGCACAGTCTTATTGAAGCGAATATCAAGAAAAATGTTACTCTAGCTGAAGAGGTATTAGTACATTTAGCAGACTTGCGAGAAACTTGGGTAGAAGCAAGTAGAATGCCAGAAGCAGCTAGCGGTGTATAA
- the fliD gene encoding flagellar filament capping protein FliD — MVTRITGLASGMDIDATVTKLMTAEKAPLTKLTQQKQLVEWKREGYRDVSTKLVSFLNDKLNNLSLSSSINAQKATITGNTSAVSATATGAASGGVLNVSVQGLATATNVKSTTGAGVHASTDALSTVYSGSETSITLNGTSISFSPSDSIDSFMQKINSNKDAGVTAVFDPSSGKMSLTNKATGNSNLTFSGEALAAFGLDNTATVAQGADAQLTVNGLSVTQKSNTFAMNGVTLTLNSVTPTGQSTQISVSADTDKLVATVQSFVDAYNDVLSTLNTKVGEERYPKYAPLTDEQKKDLSDDEQALWNKKAKSGMLKNDDMLQNTISSMRTAMIQGVTLSDGNKVSFAQLGITTGTYETRGKLTLDPDKLKTALEKDPNIVNNFFGSQDSTALNTNKYTDQDGILSRMKKVAKSSLESLASTAGTSKVSSDANSTFLVNSLMGTQITGMERRISDWNSRLNTIETNYYKKFTAMETAISRYNTQSTSLSSL, encoded by the coding sequence ATGGTTACAAGAATTACTGGATTAGCTAGCGGTATGGATATAGATGCAACAGTTACAAAGTTAATGACAGCCGAAAAAGCTCCTCTTACTAAATTAACTCAACAAAAACAATTGGTTGAATGGAAGCGTGAAGGTTATCGCGATGTTAGTACTAAATTAGTTTCTTTTTTAAACGATAAATTAAATAATTTGAGTCTGAGTAGTTCGATTAATGCTCAGAAAGCAACAATCACAGGTAATACCTCTGCTGTTTCTGCTACAGCCACGGGTGCTGCTAGTGGAGGAGTACTGAATGTTTCTGTACAAGGACTAGCTACTGCTACCAATGTGAAATCAACTACTGGAGCAGGTGTTCATGCAAGTACAGATGCTTTATCTACAGTATATAGCGGAAGTGAAACTTCGATTACACTAAATGGTACTTCTATTTCATTTAGTCCTTCAGATTCAATTGATTCATTTATGCAAAAAATAAATTCGAACAAAGACGCTGGAGTTACAGCAGTATTCGATCCTTCAAGTGGTAAAATGTCATTGACTAATAAGGCTACTGGTAATTCTAATCTTACCTTTAGCGGTGAAGCATTGGCAGCATTTGGATTGGATAATACAGCTACTGTAGCTCAAGGTGCAGATGCACAACTTACAGTGAATGGATTGTCGGTTACGCAAAAATCCAATACATTTGCTATGAATGGTGTAACGCTCACACTAAATTCTGTAACACCTACAGGACAATCTACACAAATTAGTGTTTCTGCAGATACAGATAAATTAGTAGCAACTGTACAGTCCTTTGTAGATGCTTATAATGATGTGCTATCTACTTTGAATACGAAAGTCGGCGAAGAGCGTTATCCAAAGTATGCTCCTTTGACTGATGAACAGAAAAAAGATTTGAGTGATGACGAGCAGGCACTTTGGAATAAAAAAGCTAAAAGTGGTATGCTAAAAAATGATGATATGTTACAAAATACTATTTCAAGTATGCGTACAGCCATGATTCAAGGCGTTACTTTAAGTGATGGCAATAAAGTGAGTTTTGCTCAACTTGGTATTACAACAGGAACTTATGAGACTAGAGGTAAACTGACTTTAGATCCTGATAAGCTTAAAACAGCTTTAGAAAAAGATCCTAATATTGTAAATAACTTTTTTGGATCTCAAGACAGTACAGCGCTAAACACGAATAAATATACCGATCAAGATGGCATACTATCTAGAATGAAAAAAGTAGCTAAATCTTCTTTGGAAAGCTTGGCTAGTACTGCAGGTACATCTAAAGTAAGTAGTGATGCTAACTCTACTTTTCTAGTTAATAGTTTAATGGGAACACAAATAACAGGTATGGAAAGACGTATTTCTGATTGGAACAGTCGTCTAAATACTATTGAAACTAATTATTATAAGAAATTTACTGCGATGGAAACTGCTATCAGCCGATATAATACTCAGTCAACTAGTCTTTCGAGTCTTTAA